A stretch of the Aegilops tauschii subsp. strangulata cultivar AL8/78 chromosome 4, Aet v6.0, whole genome shotgun sequence genome encodes the following:
- the LOC109772809 gene encoding nuclear pore complex protein NUP96, with product MAVDAMFPVLRFSDYFTRPSVEELVEREAADPGYCSRVPDFVVGRVRYGQVKFSGSTDVRGLDLNEIVKFGRHSVVVYRDEAGKPAVGHGLNKAAEVTLKLDLSTLPKPGLLVELLRCRAKKQGARFLSFNPVNGSWKFEVDHFSRFGLVDEEDDDVAMDEPAVRQPIAEARDPPSNGHELELSHSLPAHLGLDPAKMQEMRMALFPNDEEEEDMVDGFPSDHRHLSRERMNVDSPNTSGKGPRMRSPSPLHGSSQKFGRRYGVLARKEPHALLEYNVNSTELGASSHGILMSGKNKGFPVRMTKVEGFKLPAEQATPVAGKVYSNCIVDAALFMGRSFRVGWGPNGILLHSGSPVNTPGTGLSSVIHIEKVAGDKVVRDEQNKVKEELAELCFSDPMDLHKRLDREILETESDSFKLKLQKVVASRLVLPDICRSYIDIIERQLEISDLSMSSRVLLMHQVTVWELIRVLFSEREAGNQLEFCGDEDQEGMILDKKEGSVNIDPEALPLVRRADFSNWLQDSVCHRVQGEVGSLSDARYLEHIVLHLTGRQLDTATEIAASKGDVRLAVLLSQAGGSMLNRSDVAQQLDLWKINGLDFDYIEEDRLKIYELLTGNIQGALLDSPIDWKRYLGLIMWYQLSPDTSLDIIIRCYHQLLGEGKVPNPVPVYIDEGPLEEALQWSPGDRFDISFYLMLLHANQDEKFGLLKTMFSAFSSSYDPMDYHMIWHQRSILEAIGAFSTNDLHVLDLSFVHQLLCLGKCHWAIYVILHMPHLDDAPYIHEKLIREILSQYCEIWSKDGAQRQYIAELGIPAEWIHEALALYQEYYGDRQGALGNYIQCGNWKKAHTIFMTSVAHSLFLSSKHQEIFDITSALENHKSEIADWDVGAAIYIDYFNIKNCMQEESTMDDDSDPLESKNELCKSFFDRLNDSLGIWGSKLPIEARACFSKMAEELCELLMSCPGKGSAPDLFMSCFQTMLNAPVPSDDRASYLQEAVSVFTDILCGDSF from the exons ATGGCTGTCGACGCCATGTTCCCTGTCCTGCGCTTCTCCGACTACTTCACTCGGCCGTCGGTCGAGGAGCTGGTCGAGAGGGAGGCGGCTGACCCGGGCTACTGCAGCAGGGTTCCAGATTTCGTCGTCGGCAGGGTGAGGTATGGGCAGGTTAAGTTCTCTGGCAGCACCGATGTGAGGGGGCTGGACCTGAACGAAATCGTCAAGTTTGGCCGCCATTCTGTGGTGGTTTACCGGGACGAGGCTGGCAAGCCGGCCGTAGGGCATGGCCTCAATAAAGCTGCAGAGGTGACCCTGAAGCTGGATTTGAGTACACTTCCGAAACCCGGCCTCCTAGTTGAGTTGCTAAGGTGCCGCGCGAAGAAGCAAGGTGCTAGGTTTCTCTCGTTCAATCCTGTGAATGGTAGCTGGAAGTTCGAGGTTGATCACTTCAGTAGGTTTGGCCTTGTGGACGAGGAGGATGATGATGTTGCCATGGATGAGCCGGCTGTACGACAACCGATTGCTGAAGCAAGAGACCCACCTTCCAATGGGCATGAACTGGAGCTTTCGCATTCGTTGCCTGCTCATCTTGGGCTTGACCCTGCAAAGATGCAGGAAATGCGGATGGCATTGTTTCCCAatgatgaggaagaagaagacatggTGGATGGCTTTCCATCTGATCACAGACACCTCAGCAGAGAAAGGATGAATGTGGATTCACCCAACACAAGTGGTAAAGGTCCGAGGATGAGGTCTCCGTCTCCTTTGCACGGTTCTTCTCAGAAATTTGGAAGGAGATATGGTGTGCTTGCAAGGAAAGAACCACATGCACTGCTGGAATACAATGTAAATTCTACAGAGCTTGGTGCATCTTCTCATGGTATTCTCATGTCTGGAAAAAACAAGGGATTTCCGGTGAGAATGACCAAGGTAGAAGGCTTCAAACTACCAGCTGAGCAAGCAACTCCTGTTGCTGGAAAAGTATATTCTAACTGCATAGTGGATGCTGCTTTATTTATGGGTAGATCATTTCGAGTTGGTTGGGGACCAAATGGCATCCTTCTCCATTCTGGTAGTCCTGTCAATACTCCTGGAACTGGCCTTTCTTCTGTTATTCACATAGAGAAAGTTGCAGGTGATAAAGTTGTGCGTGATGAGCAGAAcaaagttaaagaggagctggcAGAACTATGTTTCTCGGATCCAATGGACCTCCATAAGAGGCTTGACCGCGAAATTCTGGAAACTGAGTCTGACTCGTTTAAATTAAAGCTTCAGAAAGTTGTGGCAAGTCGTTTGGTTTTGCCAGATATTTGCAGATCATATATTGATATCATCGAAAGGCAGCTTGAAATCAGTGATTTATCCATGTCTTCACGTGTGCTGTTAATGCATCAAGTTACAGTTTGGGAGTTAATTAGGGTCCTGTTCTCAGAGAGAGAAGCTGGCAACCAGTTGGAATTTTGTGGTGATGAGGATCAGGAGGGCATGATTTTGGATAAGAAAGAAGGTTCTGTGAACATTGACCCTGAAGCACTTCCTTTGGTTAGGAGAGCAGACTTTAGCAATTGGTTACAGGACAGTGTTTGTCATCGGGTACAAGGAGAGGTGGGTTCTTTAAGTGATGCCAGATACTTGGAGCATATTGTTCTGCATTTGACTGGTCGACAATTGGACACAGCCACAGAAATTGCTGCTTCAAAGGGCGATGTCCGCTTGGCAGTCCTGCTAAGCCAGGCAGGTGGATCGATGTTAAATCGCTCGGATGTTGCTCAGCAGCTGGATCTGTGGAAAATAAATGGTCTGGACTTCGATTATATTGAGGAAGACAGGTTAAAGATATACGAGTTGCTTACTGGTAACATACAAGGCGCTTTACTTGATTCACCAATCGACTGGAAAAGGTACCTTGGTTTAATCATGTGGTATCAGTTGTCACCAGATACATCACTTGATATTATCATTCGGTGTTATCACCAACTACTTGGTGAGGGCAAAGTTCCAAATCCTGTTCCTGTATACATCGATGAAGGACCTCTCGAGGAAGCACTTCAGTGGTCCCCAGGTGACCGGTTTGACATATCTTTTTATTTAATGCTTCTTCATGCAAACCAAGATGAGAAGTTTGGGCTTCTAAAGACTATGTTCAGTGCATTCTCGTCATCGTATGATCCCATGGACTACCATATGATCTGGCATCAACGATCTATTCTCGAAGCTATTGGTGCTTTCAGTACAAATGATCTTCATGTACTGGATTTGAGTTTTGTCCATCAGTTACTGTGTCTTGGGAAGTGCCATTGGGCTATCTACGTCATTCTGCATATGCCACATCTGGATGATGCCCCTTACATCCACGAAAAGTTAATCAGGGAAATTTTGTCGCAGTATTGTGAGATATGGAGCAAAGATGGGGCTCAGAGGCAATATATTGCAGAACTTGGTATACCAGCAGAATGGATACATGAGGCTCTG GCTCTTTATCAAGAATACTATGGAGATCGACAAGGTGCACTGGGGAATTATATTCAATGCGGCAATTGGAAGAAAGCTCATACCATTTTCATGACATCTGTTGCTCATTCTTTGTTTCTGTCAT CCAAACATCAAGAAATCTTTGACATTACAAGTGCTTTGGAGAATCACAAATCTGAAATTGCTGACTGGGACGTTGGTGCTGCAATATACATAGACTATTTCAACATAAAAAACTGCATGCAAGAAGAAAGTACTATGGACGATGATTCA GATCCACTTGAGAGTAAAAATGAATTGTGCAAGAGTTTCTTCGATCGATTAAATGACTCGCTGGGTATCTGGGGAAGCAAATTACCCATTGAGGCAAG GGCATGCTTCTCGAAGATGGCAGAGGAGCTCTGTGAGCTTCTAAtgagttgccccggcaagggctcGGCGCCGGATCTCTTCATGAGCTGCTTTCAGACGATGCTCAACGCCCCTGTCCCCAGTGACGACAGGGCGTCCTACCTGCAGGAGGCGGTCTCTGTTTTCACCGACATACTCTGCGGGGACTCATTCTAG
- the LOC109772810 gene encoding uncharacterized protein has product MADIAMLVAEEHEKRMKRGAPRAVAGADEEASGGRVNFGAVTKVWGSWAESAAAAASGVKVHVAVLVRSDLVAAEPRSPVARAAFDGFFSA; this is encoded by the coding sequence ATGGCGGACATCGCGATGCTGGTGGCGGAGGAGCACGAGAAGAGGATGAAGCGAGGGGCGCCACGCGCCGTCGCcggcgccgacgaggaggcgTCCGGGGGGAGGGTGAACTTCGGGGCCGTCACCAAGGTGTGGGGCTCCTGGGCcgagtccgccgccgccgccgcgtccggGGTCAAGGTGCACGTCGCGGTGCTCGTCAGGTCCGACCTGGTGGCGGCCGAGCCCAGGAGCCCGGTCGCCCGGGCAGCCTTCGACGGCTTCTTCTCTGCTTGA